Proteins from a single region of Manis javanica isolate MJ-LG chromosome 5, MJ_LKY, whole genome shotgun sequence:
- the SPINT4 gene encoding kunitz-type protease inhibitor 4: protein MKSSQLGFLLGLFISSLLTTPLMGGVAKLSKMICADLKDPCIMEMESGSCFEVHMRYFYNQTSKRCESFVFSGCNGNLYNYVLKIECQISFVEEYKIK, encoded by the exons ATGAAGTCTTCTCAGCTGGGATTTCTCCTAGGGCTCTTCATCTCCTCCTTGTTGACTACGCCATTAATGGGAGGTGTTGCTAAACTTTCCAAAATGATATGTGCAGATCTCAA GGATCCCTGCATCATGGAAATGGAGTCTGGCAGCTGCTTTGAAGTTCACATGAGATATTTCTACAACCAAACCTCCAAAAGATGTGAAAGTTTTGTCTTCTCTGGCTGTAATGGAAATCTTTACAACTATGTGCTTAAAATAGAATGTCAGATATCCTTTGTTGAAGAATACAAGATCAAGTAA